From the genome of Halictus rubicundus isolate RS-2024b chromosome 2, iyHalRubi1_principal, whole genome shotgun sequence, one region includes:
- the LOC143362425 gene encoding protein obstructor-E — protein sequence MIRASVVMLLAAVAATHGAFNCPNKDGQYEHPKQCDMYYDCTDGISTEKLCPDGLVFDPLNRKVNKCDHVFNVDCGDRLELQPPQPRKKCPRRNGFFAHPDPSVCNIFYNCIDGEAIEITCTTGLHFDEYSGTCVWPDSAGREGCGVVDKKLKDGFECPKESQVDTRGMVVDHPKFAHPEDCQKFYVCLNGVTPREQGCSDGTVYNEEQQRCDAPENVAGCEDWYKDDIKKP from the exons ATGATCAGAGCGTCTGTCGTCATGTTGCTGGCTGCGGTCGCGGCGACGC ATGGTGCGTTCAATTGTCCTAATAAAGATGGCCAATATGAGCATCCAAAACAATGCGACATGTACTACGACTGTACTGACGGAATTTCAACAGAAAAACTTTGTCCAGATGGTCTCGTTTTCGACCCATTGAATCGTAAGGTCAACAAATGCGATCACGTGTTCAATGTGGATTGTGGAGATCGTCTCGAATTAC AACCACCGCAACCGAGGAAGAAGTGTCCGCGAAGGAACGGTTTCTTTGCTCATCCGGACCCATCTGTTTGCAACATATTTTACAATTGCATTGATGGTGAAGCTATCGAAATCACGTGCACAACTGGTTTGCACTTCGATGAATACAGCGGAACTTGCGTGTGGCCCGACAGCGCTGGTCGCGAG GGTTGCGGAGTGGTAGACAAGAAATTGAAAGACGGCTTCGAGTGCCCAAAGGAAAGCCAGGTCGACACCAGGGGAATGGTTGTCGATCACCCTAAATTCGCTCATCCAGAAGACTGTCAGAAATTTTATGTTTGCCTGAATGGCGTGACTCCGCGCGAACAAGGTTGCAGCGATGGTACCGTTTACAACGAGGAACAGCAAAGATGCGACGCGCCTGAAAATGTTGCTGGGTG